CCCTCAGCCGGTAACCTTCAGGCTTATGAGATAGTCGTCGTTAGGGATCCGGAGAGGAGGAAGCTCCTAGCTAAGGCCTCATACAATCAGGACTTCATGGTGGAGGCTAGCGTCCACCTCGTCTTCCTGGCCCTGCCATCGAGGTCGGCGGTCAGGTACGGCAGGAGGGGGGAGGAGCTCTACTCGCTGCAGGACGCCACGATAGCCGCTACCTTCGCGATGCTAGCAGCTCACGCCTTAGGCTACGGGACCTGTTGGATAGGTGCCTTCGACGACTCGAGGGTGATGAGGGTGATCGAGGCTCCCGCCGACAGGAGACCAGTGGCCATAATAGTGATA
This is a stretch of genomic DNA from Candidatus Korarchaeum sp.. It encodes these proteins:
- a CDS encoding nitroreductase family protein; its protein translation is MPDIFDVLAERRSVRSYTGEEVSEEHLNIILEAACCAPSAGNLQAYEIVVVRDPERRKLLAKASYNQDFMVEASVHLVFLALPSRSAVRYGRRGEELYSLQDATIAATFAMLAAHALGYGTCWIGAFDDSRVMRVIEAPADRRPVAIIVIGKGRGEEGLTRRRKMGSFVFSERHGVPFEHRPAMSKLMRPGC